In Kogia breviceps isolate mKogBre1 chromosome 19, mKogBre1 haplotype 1, whole genome shotgun sequence, a single genomic region encodes these proteins:
- the CCDC182 gene encoding coiled-coil domain-containing protein 182, translated as MEALYQAGSILVKVNTLQGKKMVESGLRSGDFSLPQSWPSCVLPPADLEILQRKVAGVQRELEDFKKEALRAIHYLEDAFCEMNGTLAQHGEQAARVKQRLREEEDRGIVQNKVLTFLLPREKQLRERCKRLECLLLGRSCEALGIPGKIEANSGPSGRSHVPHRAAE; from the coding sequence ATGGAAGCCCTCTATCAGGCCGGGTCCATCCTCGTGAAGGTGAACACCTTACAGGGGAAGAAGATGGTGGAGAGCGGCCTCCGGTCTGGAGACTTCTCGCTCCCCCAGTCGTGGCCCTCCTGCGTCTTGCCGCCAGCCGACCTGGAGATCCTGCAGCGGAAGGTGGCCGGGGTGCAACGGGAGCTGGAGGACTTCAAGAAGGAGGCACTGAGGGCCATCCACTACCTGGAAGATGCCTTCTGCGAGATGAACGGGACCCTGGCACAGCATGGGGAGCAGGCGGCCCGCGTGAAGCAGCGGCTAAGGGAGGAGGAGGACCGGGGCATCGTGCAGAACAAGGTCCTCACCTTCCTGCTGCCCCGCGAGAAGCAGCTCCGGGAGCGCTGCAAGCGGCTGGAGTGCCTGTTGCTGGGCCGGAGCTGCGAGGCACTGGGCATCCCCGGGAAGATCGAGGCCAACTCAGGCCCCTCCGGTAGAAGCCACGTTCCTCACCGAGCAGCCGAGTAG